A single genomic interval of Pseudorca crassidens isolate mPseCra1 chromosome 19, mPseCra1.hap1, whole genome shotgun sequence harbors:
- the PCGF2 gene encoding polycomb group RING finger protein 2 isoform X3 codes for MWRESRAKNSVAGHLKEQKGTSGLSEIGYFCSGKRKKTNAERSLNYGGASRKRLGDAPQSPAPHPGIMHRTTRIKITELNPHLMCALCGGYFIDATTIVECLHSFCKTCIVRYLETNKYCPMCDVQVHKTRPLLSIRSDKTLQDIVYKLVPGLFKDEMKRRRDFYAAYPLTEVPNGSNEDRGEVLEQEKGALSDDEIVSLSIEFYEGVRDREEKKGPLENGDGDKEKTGVRFLRCPAAMTVMHLAKFLRNKMDVPSKYKVEVLYEDEPLKEYYTLMDIAYIYPWRRNGPLPLKYRVQPACKRLTLPTAPTPSEGTNTSGASEY; via the exons ATGTGGAGGGAAAGCAGAGCAAAGAATTCTGTAGCTGGGCATCTGAAGGAGCAGAAAGGAACCTCTGGGTTATCAGAGATTGGCTATTTCtgcagtggaaaaagaaaaaaaactaacgCTGAGAGAAGTCTAAATTACGGGGGAGCTTCCAGAAAAAGACTG GGTGACGCTCCCcagtcccctgccccccaccccggcatCATGCATCGGACCACACGGATTAAAATCACGGAGCTGAACCCTCACCTCATGTGTGCCCTCTGCGGGGGGTACTTCATCGATGCCACTACCATCGTGGAGTGCTTGCATTCCT TCTGCAAAACCTGCATTGTGCGCTACCTGGAGACCAACAAGTACTGCCCCATGTGCGACGTACAGGTCCACAAAACCCGGCCGCTGCTGAGCATCAG ATCTGACAAAACCCTTCAAGACATCGTCTACAAATTGGTCCCTGGGCTTTTTAAAG ATGAGATGAAACGGAGGCGGGATTTCTACGCAGCCTACCCCCTGACAGAAG TTCCCAATGGCTCCAACGAGGACCGTGGTGAGGTTCTGGAACAGGAGAAGGGGGCTCTGAGCGACGATGAGATCGTCAGCCTCTCCATCGAGTTCTATGAAGGCGTCAG GGACCGGGAAGAGAAGAAGGGCCCCCTGGAAAATGGGGATGGTGACAAGGAGAAA ACAGGGGTGCGCTTCCTGCGGTGCCCAGCAGCCATGACGGTCATGCATCTCGCCAAGTTTCTCCGCAACAAGATGGACGTACCCAGCAAGTACAAG GTTGAGGTTCTCTATGAGGACGAGCCGCTGAAGGAATACTATACCCTCATGGACATCGCCTACATCTACCCCTGGCGGCGG aATGGCCCTCTCCCCCTCAAGTATCGCGTCCAGCCAGCCTGCAAGCGGCTCACCTTGCCCACAGCGCCCACCCCCTCCGAGGGCACCAATACCAGCGGGGCGTCTGAGT ACTGA
- the PCGF2 gene encoding polycomb group RING finger protein 2 isoform X1 yields MWRESRAKNSVAGHLKEQKGTSGLSEIGYFCSGKRKKTNAERSLNYGGASRKRLGDAPQSPAPHPGIMHRTTRIKITELNPHLMCALCGGYFIDATTIVECLHSFCKTCIVRYLETNKYCPMCDVQVHKTRPLLSIRSDKTLQDIVYKLVPGLFKDEMKRRRDFYAAYPLTEVPNGSNEDRGEVLEQEKGALSDDEIVSLSIEFYEGVRDREEKKGPLENGDGDKEKTGVRFLRCPAAMTVMHLAKFLRNKMDVPSKYKVEVLYEDEPLKEYYTLMDIAYIYPWRRNGPLPLKYRVQPACKRLTLPTAPTPSEGTNTSGASECESVSDKAPSPATLPATSSSLPSPATPSHGSPSSHGPSAPHPTSPTPPATASGATTAANGGTSNCLQTPPSTSRGRKMTVNGAPVPPLT; encoded by the exons ATGTGGAGGGAAAGCAGAGCAAAGAATTCTGTAGCTGGGCATCTGAAGGAGCAGAAAGGAACCTCTGGGTTATCAGAGATTGGCTATTTCtgcagtggaaaaagaaaaaaaactaacgCTGAGAGAAGTCTAAATTACGGGGGAGCTTCCAGAAAAAGACTG GGTGACGCTCCCcagtcccctgccccccaccccggcatCATGCATCGGACCACACGGATTAAAATCACGGAGCTGAACCCTCACCTCATGTGTGCCCTCTGCGGGGGGTACTTCATCGATGCCACTACCATCGTGGAGTGCTTGCATTCCT TCTGCAAAACCTGCATTGTGCGCTACCTGGAGACCAACAAGTACTGCCCCATGTGCGACGTACAGGTCCACAAAACCCGGCCGCTGCTGAGCATCAG ATCTGACAAAACCCTTCAAGACATCGTCTACAAATTGGTCCCTGGGCTTTTTAAAG ATGAGATGAAACGGAGGCGGGATTTCTACGCAGCCTACCCCCTGACAGAAG TTCCCAATGGCTCCAACGAGGACCGTGGTGAGGTTCTGGAACAGGAGAAGGGGGCTCTGAGCGACGATGAGATCGTCAGCCTCTCCATCGAGTTCTATGAAGGCGTCAG GGACCGGGAAGAGAAGAAGGGCCCCCTGGAAAATGGGGATGGTGACAAGGAGAAA ACAGGGGTGCGCTTCCTGCGGTGCCCAGCAGCCATGACGGTCATGCATCTCGCCAAGTTTCTCCGCAACAAGATGGACGTACCCAGCAAGTACAAG GTTGAGGTTCTCTATGAGGACGAGCCGCTGAAGGAATACTATACCCTCATGGACATCGCCTACATCTACCCCTGGCGGCGG aATGGCCCTCTCCCCCTCAAGTATCGCGTCCAGCCAGCCTGCAAGCGGCTCACCTTGCCCACAGCGCCCACCCCCTCCGAGGGCACCAATACCAGCGGGGCGTCTGAGTGTGAGTCAGTCAGCGACaaggctcccagccctgccaccctgccggccacctcctcctccctgcccagcccagctACCCCCTCCCATGGCTCTCCCAGCTCCCATGGCCCCTCGGCCCCCCACCCGACCTCCCCCACGCCCCCCGCCACAGCCAGTGGGGCCACCACAGCTGCCAACGGGGGCACCTCGAACTGCCTGCAGACACCGCCTTCCACCAGCAGGGGGCGCAAGATGACTGTCAACGGAGCTCCCGTGCCCCCCTTAACTTGA
- the PCGF2 gene encoding polycomb group RING finger protein 2 isoform X2 — MHRTTRIKITELNPHLMCALCGGYFIDATTIVECLHSFCKTCIVRYLETNKYCPMCDVQVHKTRPLLSIRSDKTLQDIVYKLVPGLFKDEMKRRRDFYAAYPLTEVPNGSNEDRGEVLEQEKGALSDDEIVSLSIEFYEGVRDREEKKGPLENGDGDKEKTGVRFLRCPAAMTVMHLAKFLRNKMDVPSKYKVEVLYEDEPLKEYYTLMDIAYIYPWRRNGPLPLKYRVQPACKRLTLPTAPTPSEGTNTSGASECESVSDKAPSPATLPATSSSLPSPATPSHGSPSSHGPSAPHPTSPTPPATASGATTAANGGTSNCLQTPPSTSRGRKMTVNGAPVPPLT; from the exons ATGCATCGGACCACACGGATTAAAATCACGGAGCTGAACCCTCACCTCATGTGTGCCCTCTGCGGGGGGTACTTCATCGATGCCACTACCATCGTGGAGTGCTTGCATTCCT TCTGCAAAACCTGCATTGTGCGCTACCTGGAGACCAACAAGTACTGCCCCATGTGCGACGTACAGGTCCACAAAACCCGGCCGCTGCTGAGCATCAG ATCTGACAAAACCCTTCAAGACATCGTCTACAAATTGGTCCCTGGGCTTTTTAAAG ATGAGATGAAACGGAGGCGGGATTTCTACGCAGCCTACCCCCTGACAGAAG TTCCCAATGGCTCCAACGAGGACCGTGGTGAGGTTCTGGAACAGGAGAAGGGGGCTCTGAGCGACGATGAGATCGTCAGCCTCTCCATCGAGTTCTATGAAGGCGTCAG GGACCGGGAAGAGAAGAAGGGCCCCCTGGAAAATGGGGATGGTGACAAGGAGAAA ACAGGGGTGCGCTTCCTGCGGTGCCCAGCAGCCATGACGGTCATGCATCTCGCCAAGTTTCTCCGCAACAAGATGGACGTACCCAGCAAGTACAAG GTTGAGGTTCTCTATGAGGACGAGCCGCTGAAGGAATACTATACCCTCATGGACATCGCCTACATCTACCCCTGGCGGCGG aATGGCCCTCTCCCCCTCAAGTATCGCGTCCAGCCAGCCTGCAAGCGGCTCACCTTGCCCACAGCGCCCACCCCCTCCGAGGGCACCAATACCAGCGGGGCGTCTGAGTGTGAGTCAGTCAGCGACaaggctcccagccctgccaccctgccggccacctcctcctccctgcccagcccagctACCCCCTCCCATGGCTCTCCCAGCTCCCATGGCCCCTCGGCCCCCCACCCGACCTCCCCCACGCCCCCCGCCACAGCCAGTGGGGCCACCACAGCTGCCAACGGGGGCACCTCGAACTGCCTGCAGACACCGCCTTCCACCAGCAGGGGGCGCAAGATGACTGTCAACGGAGCTCCCGTGCCCCCCTTAACTTGA